From a single Nicotiana tomentosiformis chromosome 2, ASM39032v3, whole genome shotgun sequence genomic region:
- the LOC104118702 gene encoding putative lysine-specific demethylase JMJ16 isoform X1 has product MGAKRTRSNGESDDGHKFSVPPGFESLMSFTLKKVKNSEEACNSVALGSEFAQCPSQVAATSTIISTGKLKSSVRHRPWILDDHVDHIEDDSEFEADKSLSSSAFLPKGVIRGCSSCHNCQKVIARCRPELARIPSLEEAPVFHPSEEEFEDTLKYVASILPHIKHYGICRIVPPSSWKPPSRIEEESTVYGVNTHIQRTSDLQNLFFKKRLEAACTRTNNKQQKILSRKSDFGHGIERKEFGCCNEHFEFENGPKLMLKYFKHYADHFKKQYFVKEDQITASEPSIQDIEGEYWRIIENPTEEIEVLQGTSAEIKATESGFPHEWDVTSRRRPQYVESGWNLNNTPKLQDSLLRFGSRESSSILLPRLSIGMCFSSNLWRIEEHHLYLLSYIQFGAPKIFYGVPGSYRCKFEEAVKKHLPQLSAHPCLLQNIAFQFSPSILTSEGIPVYRCVQNPKEFVLILPGAYHAHVDSGFNCSEAVNFAPFDWLPHGKNAVELYSEQGRKTSISYDKLLFEAATEGIRALAELPLLHKKSFDYLKWRAVCRSTGILTKALKSRFATEVRRRKYMCASLESRKMEDDFCATVKRECPICYYDLYLSAIGCKCSPYKYTCLLHAKQLCSCAWSEKYLLVRYKIDELSIMVEALDGKVSAVHKWGKEKLGLPVSDISKDSSKDGMKVKSESGQSLDIEQDRKEEVSIPSVGPSARTNNLNRVSGSWDGLSHRPQSKGIVNDKIEVLFPKISQHATVGKNIMTSSSNTVLKKHLALESSSTKRSVIILSDDEN; this is encoded by the exons ATGGGGGCCAAGCGCACAAGATCGAATGGTGAAAGTGACGATGGTCACAAGTTTTCAGTTCCACCCGGTTTTGAATCGCTAATGTCATTCACATTAAAGAAGGTGAAAAATAGTGAAGAAGCCTGTAATTCTGTGGCTCTTGGGAGTGAGTTTGCGCAATGTCCTAGCCAGGTTGCTGCTACTTCAACAATTATTAGCACAGGAAAGCTTAAGAGTTCCGTTAGGCATAGGCCTTGGATTCttgatgatcatgttgatcacaTTGAAGACGATTCTGAATTTGAAGCTGATAAG AGTTTGTCTTCAAGTGCTTTTCTTCCCAAAGGAGTGATTCGAGGATGTTCCAGCTGCCACAACTGCCAAAAG GTTATTGCAAGATGTCGTCCAGAATTGGCACGCATACCTTCACTTGAAGAGGCTCCTGTATTCCATCCTAGTGAAGAG GAATTTGAAGATACTCTGAAGTATGTAGCGAGCATCCTTCCACATATCAAGCACTATGGAATATGTCGTATCGTTCCTCCCTCTTCCTGGAAACCACCTAGCCGCATTGAAGAAGAGAGCACGGTATATGGAGTCAACACCCATATCCAGCGCACTAGTGACCTCCAGAATCTGTTTTTCAAGAAAAGGCTTGAGGCAGCCTGTACAAGGACGAATAATAAACAGCAGAAAATCCTAAGTAGGAAGTCAGATTTTGGACACGGCATTGAACGTAAAGAATTTGGCTGCTGTAATGAACACTTTGAATTTGAAAATGGGCCAAAGCTAATGCTGAAATATTTCAAGCATTACGCTGATCATTTCAAGAAGCAGTACTTTGTCAAGGAAGATCAGATTACGGCGTCAGAACCATCAATTCAGGATATCGAAGGGGAATACTGGAGGATTATTGAGAATCCAACTGAAGAAATTGAG GTTCTCCAGGGAACTAGTGCGGAAATTAAAGCAACTGAAAGCGGTTTCCCACATGAATGGGATGTAACTAGTCGTCGTCGTCCACAATATGTAGAATCAGGTTGGAACTTGAATAATACCCCTAAGCTTCAAGATTCTCTTCTCCGTTTTGGAAGTCGTGAGAGTTCCTCTATTTTGCTTCCTCGCCTCTCCATTGGAATGTGTTTCTCATCAAATCTATGG AGAATTGAAGAGCACCACTTGTATTTACTATCTTACATACAATTTGGTGCCCCGAAAATATTTTATGGGGTTCCCGGGAGTTATCGTTGCAAGTTTGAGGAAGCTGTCAAGAAGCATCTGCCGCAGTTGTCAGCACATCCTTGTTTGCTTCAAAACATT GCCTTTCAGTTTTCTCCTTCTATATTGACTTCAGAGGGAATACCTGTTTATCGTTGTGTGCAAAATCCAAAGGAATTTGTTCTCATTCTCCCTGGAGCATACCATGCACATGTTGATAGCGGCTTTAATTGTTCCGAAGCAGTAAATTTTGCTCCCTTTGACTGGTTACCACACGGCAAGAATGCTGTAGAACTGTATTCTGAGCAGGGCAGAAAGACATCAATCTCTTATGATAAGCTGTTGTTTGAAGCAGCCACAGAAGGAATTAGGGCTTTAGCGGAACTTCCGCTGCTACACAAGAAATCTTTTGATTATTTAAAATGGAGAGCAGTTTGTCGGAGCACTGGGATTTTGACAAAAGCACTTAAG TCACGGTTTGCCACTGAAGTGAGAAGACGCAAATATATGTGTGCTTCTCTTGAATCGCGAAAGATGGAGGATGACTTTTGTGCGACAGTCAAACGGGAGTGCCCTATATGCTACTATGATCTATACCTTTCCGCCATTGGCTGTAAATGTTCTCCATATAAATATACTTGTCTTCTTCATGCCAAGCAGCTATGTTCTTGTGCATGGAGTGAGAAGTATTTGCTTGTACGGTACAAAATAGATGAGTTGAGCATCATGGTTGAAGCTTTGGATGGGAAGGTAAGTGCAGTTCATAAGTGGGGAAAAGAAAAACTTGGATTGCCTGTGTCCGACATCTCTAAAGATTCCAGCAAGGATGGAATGAAGGTGAAATCAGAGTCCGGACAGTCATTGGATATTGAACAGGATAGGAAAGAAGAGGTGTCTATTCCTTCAGTTGGTCCAAGTGCTAGAACAAATAATTTGAATCGGGTATCTGGTTCGTGGGATGGATTGAGTCATCGGCCACAATCAAAAGGAATTGTTAATGATAAGATTGAAGTTTTATTCCCAAAAATTTCACAGCATGCTACTGTTGGTAAAAATATTATGACCTCCTCTTCCAATACAGTTCTCAAGAAGCATCTTGCACTGGAGTCTTCGTCTACTAAGAGAAGTGTGATTATTCTTAGTGATGACGAGAATTAG
- the LOC104118703 gene encoding probable E3 ubiquitin-protein ligase XBOS34 isoform X2 — MGQQQSKDDLLYQQVIEGNIEAIKAIHNNGASLEWIDKEGKTPLIVACMKPNGLNVAKALLELGANINAYRPGYHAGTALHHAAKRGLDDTVRLLLSYGANPLIKNDGCQTPLEVARAKGFSNVVRTIEDAQPRNVIALWKANVEEIRWQQPDPVLTIFDKSSNTRYKFTSMSDSEQQQLQLLLKACNAATEVLPPRLSQNSQTTVQQSENAAEAMELAIGINASIHTAKENNVLPHHGQSSGVKNENDWCNTTDDSSHNGWGSLVRAQPTSEITYRGWTDDQMKVQENGWGSTADVSRQRRQHSLPRSTSFELSCSGWNDKPAVEEYNGWAVPQPRPGHRDTSAEIHYQGWGKTAKDSALPSISNTTSSGVSSCETMDKTNNAPEYTPINNLVENTETQEGNSTFDFVAPSAPPVPEEVVHEEVVHYPAIDLSPLNLSIPPGEQAASVTTERENKHEPALCIICWEASVEGACVPCGHMIGCMQCLNQINSKKGECPVCRVKIDQVIKLYSV, encoded by the exons ATGGGGCAACAGCAATCCAAAGATGACTTACTGTATCAACAAGTCATTGAAGGAAACATTGAAGCTATCAAAGCTATTCACAACAATGGTGCAAGTCTTGAG TGGATCGACAAAGAAGGAAAGACGCCATTGATTGTAGCGTGCATGAAGCCGAATGGCTTGAATGTTGCAAAAGCTTTACTTGAGCTTGGTGCTAATATCAATGCTTACCGGCCAG GATATCATGCTGGAACTGCATTACATCATGCAGCTAAGAGAGGTTTGGATGATACTGTTCGATTACTTCTTTCCTATGGAG CAAATCCCTTGATCAAGAATGATGGTTGCCAAACTCCACTCGAAGTTGCTCGGGCAAAGGGTTTTAGCAATGTTGTCCGTACTATTGAG GATGCCCAGCCTCGTAATGTTATCGCCTTATGGAAGGCTAACGTTGAAGAGATAAGGTGGCAACAACCAGATCCTGTGCTGACTATATTTGACAAGTCCAGTA ATACTCGATATAAGTTTACATCAATGAGCGATTCTGAGCAGCAGCAGCTTCAATTGTTACTCAAAGCATGTAATGCTGCAACTGAG GTTCTGCCTCCCCGTTTATCACAAAATAGCCAAACTACAGTGCAACAATCTGAAAATGCTGCAGAAGCAATGGAATTAGCAATTGGAATCAATGCTTCTATTCATACTGCTAAAGAAAATAATGTTCTCCCTCATCATGGACAAAGCTCTGGTGTAAAAAATGAAAATGATTGGTGTAATACCACAGATGATTCTTCTCACAACGGATGGGGTTCACTTGTTAGAGCCCAGCCTACATCTGAGATTACTTACCGTGGGTGGACGGATGACCAAATGAAGGTTCAAGAAAATGGATGGGGAAGTACTGCAGATGTATCCCGTCAAAGACGACAGCACTCGCTTCCTAGATCGACCTCTTTTGAACTAAGCTGCAGTGGATGGAACGATAAGCCTGCTGTAGAAGAGTACAATGGCTGGGCCGTGCCCCAACCTCGGCCGGGACATAGAGATACCTCCGCCGAAATTCATTATCAAGGATGGGGAAAAACTGCAAAGGACAGCGCACTGCCTTCAATAAGCAACACAACATCCTCAGGAGTCAGTAGCTGTGAAACGATGGACAAGACAAACAATGCACCTGAATATACGCCCATTAACAATCTTGTTGAAAATACTGAAACTCAAGAGGGCAATTCTACTTTTGATTTTGTGGCCCCTTCAGCTCCACCAGTTCCAGAAGAGGTTGTACATGAAGAGGTGGTTCATTATCCGGCTATAGATCTTAGCCCGTTGAACTTGTCGATTCCTCCTGGAGAGCAAGCAGCTTCTGTTACAACTGAAAGGGAAAATAAACATGAGCCTGCATTGTGTATAATATGCTGGGAAGCTTCTGTTGAAGGAGCTTGTGTACCTTGTGGTCACATGATTGGCTGCATGCAGTGTTTGAACCAGATTAATTCCAAGAAAGGCGAGTGCCCTGTTTGTCGAGTAAAGATTGACCAGGTTATAAAGCTCTACAGTGTTTGA
- the LOC104118703 gene encoding putative E3 ubiquitin-protein ligase XBAT35 isoform X1 — protein MGQQQSKDDLLYQQVIEGNIEAIKAIHNNGASLEWIDKEGKTPLIVACMKPNGLNVAKALLELGANINAYRPGYHAGTALHHAAKRGLDDTVRLLLSYGANPLIKNDGCQTPLEVARAKGFSNVVRTIERQICIFSGWMREFYGPGFLEALAPQLLSRKIWVVVIPCGIADPTKPIKLELAIYSSLEDAQPRNVIALWKANVEEIRWQQPDPVLTIFDKSSNTRYKFTSMSDSEQQQLQLLLKACNAATEVLPPRLSQNSQTTVQQSENAAEAMELAIGINASIHTAKENNVLPHHGQSSGVKNENDWCNTTDDSSHNGWGSLVRAQPTSEITYRGWTDDQMKVQENGWGSTADVSRQRRQHSLPRSTSFELSCSGWNDKPAVEEYNGWAVPQPRPGHRDTSAEIHYQGWGKTAKDSALPSISNTTSSGVSSCETMDKTNNAPEYTPINNLVENTETQEGNSTFDFVAPSAPPVPEEVVHEEVVHYPAIDLSPLNLSIPPGEQAASVTTERENKHEPALCIICWEASVEGACVPCGHMIGCMQCLNQINSKKGECPVCRVKIDQVIKLYSV, from the exons ATGGGGCAACAGCAATCCAAAGATGACTTACTGTATCAACAAGTCATTGAAGGAAACATTGAAGCTATCAAAGCTATTCACAACAATGGTGCAAGTCTTGAG TGGATCGACAAAGAAGGAAAGACGCCATTGATTGTAGCGTGCATGAAGCCGAATGGCTTGAATGTTGCAAAAGCTTTACTTGAGCTTGGTGCTAATATCAATGCTTACCGGCCAG GATATCATGCTGGAACTGCATTACATCATGCAGCTAAGAGAGGTTTGGATGATACTGTTCGATTACTTCTTTCCTATGGAG CAAATCCCTTGATCAAGAATGATGGTTGCCAAACTCCACTCGAAGTTGCTCGGGCAAAGGGTTTTAGCAATGTTGTCCGTACTATTGAG AGACAAATCTGCATTTTCTCGGGCTGGATGAGGGAGTTCTATGGTCCAGGGTTTCTTGAAGCTTTAGCTCCTCAATTGTTATCTAGAAAGAT TTGGGTTGTAGTAATACCTTGCGGTATAGCTGATCCTACGAAGCCTATTAAATTGGAGCTGGCGATTTACTCATCCTTAGAG GATGCCCAGCCTCGTAATGTTATCGCCTTATGGAAGGCTAACGTTGAAGAGATAAGGTGGCAACAACCAGATCCTGTGCTGACTATATTTGACAAGTCCAGTA ATACTCGATATAAGTTTACATCAATGAGCGATTCTGAGCAGCAGCAGCTTCAATTGTTACTCAAAGCATGTAATGCTGCAACTGAG GTTCTGCCTCCCCGTTTATCACAAAATAGCCAAACTACAGTGCAACAATCTGAAAATGCTGCAGAAGCAATGGAATTAGCAATTGGAATCAATGCTTCTATTCATACTGCTAAAGAAAATAATGTTCTCCCTCATCATGGACAAAGCTCTGGTGTAAAAAATGAAAATGATTGGTGTAATACCACAGATGATTCTTCTCACAACGGATGGGGTTCACTTGTTAGAGCCCAGCCTACATCTGAGATTACTTACCGTGGGTGGACGGATGACCAAATGAAGGTTCAAGAAAATGGATGGGGAAGTACTGCAGATGTATCCCGTCAAAGACGACAGCACTCGCTTCCTAGATCGACCTCTTTTGAACTAAGCTGCAGTGGATGGAACGATAAGCCTGCTGTAGAAGAGTACAATGGCTGGGCCGTGCCCCAACCTCGGCCGGGACATAGAGATACCTCCGCCGAAATTCATTATCAAGGATGGGGAAAAACTGCAAAGGACAGCGCACTGCCTTCAATAAGCAACACAACATCCTCAGGAGTCAGTAGCTGTGAAACGATGGACAAGACAAACAATGCACCTGAATATACGCCCATTAACAATCTTGTTGAAAATACTGAAACTCAAGAGGGCAATTCTACTTTTGATTTTGTGGCCCCTTCAGCTCCACCAGTTCCAGAAGAGGTTGTACATGAAGAGGTGGTTCATTATCCGGCTATAGATCTTAGCCCGTTGAACTTGTCGATTCCTCCTGGAGAGCAAGCAGCTTCTGTTACAACTGAAAGGGAAAATAAACATGAGCCTGCATTGTGTATAATATGCTGGGAAGCTTCTGTTGAAGGAGCTTGTGTACCTTGTGGTCACATGATTGGCTGCATGCAGTGTTTGAACCAGATTAATTCCAAGAAAGGCGAGTGCCCTGTTTGTCGAGTAAAGATTGACCAGGTTATAAAGCTCTACAGTGTTTGA
- the LOC104118702 gene encoding putative lysine-specific demethylase JMJ16 isoform X2, with product MFGFKARIVIARCRPELARIPSLEEAPVFHPSEEEFEDTLKYVASILPHIKHYGICRIVPPSSWKPPSRIEEESTVYGVNTHIQRTSDLQNLFFKKRLEAACTRTNNKQQKILSRKSDFGHGIERKEFGCCNEHFEFENGPKLMLKYFKHYADHFKKQYFVKEDQITASEPSIQDIEGEYWRIIENPTEEIEVLQGTSAEIKATESGFPHEWDVTSRRRPQYVESGWNLNNTPKLQDSLLRFGSRESSSILLPRLSIGMCFSSNLWRIEEHHLYLLSYIQFGAPKIFYGVPGSYRCKFEEAVKKHLPQLSAHPCLLQNIAFQFSPSILTSEGIPVYRCVQNPKEFVLILPGAYHAHVDSGFNCSEAVNFAPFDWLPHGKNAVELYSEQGRKTSISYDKLLFEAATEGIRALAELPLLHKKSFDYLKWRAVCRSTGILTKALKSRFATEVRRRKYMCASLESRKMEDDFCATVKRECPICYYDLYLSAIGCKCSPYKYTCLLHAKQLCSCAWSEKYLLVRYKIDELSIMVEALDGKVSAVHKWGKEKLGLPVSDISKDSSKDGMKVKSESGQSLDIEQDRKEEVSIPSVGPSARTNNLNRVSGSWDGLSHRPQSKGIVNDKIEVLFPKISQHATVGKNIMTSSSNTVLKKHLALESSSTKRSVIILSDDEN from the exons ATGTTTGGTTTCAAGGCAAGGATT GTTATTGCAAGATGTCGTCCAGAATTGGCACGCATACCTTCACTTGAAGAGGCTCCTGTATTCCATCCTAGTGAAGAG GAATTTGAAGATACTCTGAAGTATGTAGCGAGCATCCTTCCACATATCAAGCACTATGGAATATGTCGTATCGTTCCTCCCTCTTCCTGGAAACCACCTAGCCGCATTGAAGAAGAGAGCACGGTATATGGAGTCAACACCCATATCCAGCGCACTAGTGACCTCCAGAATCTGTTTTTCAAGAAAAGGCTTGAGGCAGCCTGTACAAGGACGAATAATAAACAGCAGAAAATCCTAAGTAGGAAGTCAGATTTTGGACACGGCATTGAACGTAAAGAATTTGGCTGCTGTAATGAACACTTTGAATTTGAAAATGGGCCAAAGCTAATGCTGAAATATTTCAAGCATTACGCTGATCATTTCAAGAAGCAGTACTTTGTCAAGGAAGATCAGATTACGGCGTCAGAACCATCAATTCAGGATATCGAAGGGGAATACTGGAGGATTATTGAGAATCCAACTGAAGAAATTGAG GTTCTCCAGGGAACTAGTGCGGAAATTAAAGCAACTGAAAGCGGTTTCCCACATGAATGGGATGTAACTAGTCGTCGTCGTCCACAATATGTAGAATCAGGTTGGAACTTGAATAATACCCCTAAGCTTCAAGATTCTCTTCTCCGTTTTGGAAGTCGTGAGAGTTCCTCTATTTTGCTTCCTCGCCTCTCCATTGGAATGTGTTTCTCATCAAATCTATGG AGAATTGAAGAGCACCACTTGTATTTACTATCTTACATACAATTTGGTGCCCCGAAAATATTTTATGGGGTTCCCGGGAGTTATCGTTGCAAGTTTGAGGAAGCTGTCAAGAAGCATCTGCCGCAGTTGTCAGCACATCCTTGTTTGCTTCAAAACATT GCCTTTCAGTTTTCTCCTTCTATATTGACTTCAGAGGGAATACCTGTTTATCGTTGTGTGCAAAATCCAAAGGAATTTGTTCTCATTCTCCCTGGAGCATACCATGCACATGTTGATAGCGGCTTTAATTGTTCCGAAGCAGTAAATTTTGCTCCCTTTGACTGGTTACCACACGGCAAGAATGCTGTAGAACTGTATTCTGAGCAGGGCAGAAAGACATCAATCTCTTATGATAAGCTGTTGTTTGAAGCAGCCACAGAAGGAATTAGGGCTTTAGCGGAACTTCCGCTGCTACACAAGAAATCTTTTGATTATTTAAAATGGAGAGCAGTTTGTCGGAGCACTGGGATTTTGACAAAAGCACTTAAG TCACGGTTTGCCACTGAAGTGAGAAGACGCAAATATATGTGTGCTTCTCTTGAATCGCGAAAGATGGAGGATGACTTTTGTGCGACAGTCAAACGGGAGTGCCCTATATGCTACTATGATCTATACCTTTCCGCCATTGGCTGTAAATGTTCTCCATATAAATATACTTGTCTTCTTCATGCCAAGCAGCTATGTTCTTGTGCATGGAGTGAGAAGTATTTGCTTGTACGGTACAAAATAGATGAGTTGAGCATCATGGTTGAAGCTTTGGATGGGAAGGTAAGTGCAGTTCATAAGTGGGGAAAAGAAAAACTTGGATTGCCTGTGTCCGACATCTCTAAAGATTCCAGCAAGGATGGAATGAAGGTGAAATCAGAGTCCGGACAGTCATTGGATATTGAACAGGATAGGAAAGAAGAGGTGTCTATTCCTTCAGTTGGTCCAAGTGCTAGAACAAATAATTTGAATCGGGTATCTGGTTCGTGGGATGGATTGAGTCATCGGCCACAATCAAAAGGAATTGTTAATGATAAGATTGAAGTTTTATTCCCAAAAATTTCACAGCATGCTACTGTTGGTAAAAATATTATGACCTCCTCTTCCAATACAGTTCTCAAGAAGCATCTTGCACTGGAGTCTTCGTCTACTAAGAGAAGTGTGATTATTCTTAGTGATGACGAGAATTAG
- the LOC104118703 gene encoding probable E3 ubiquitin-protein ligase XBOS34 isoform X3, translating into MMVAKLHSKLLGQRVLAMLSVLLRQICIFSGWMREFYGPGFLEALAPQLLSRKIWVVVIPCGIADPTKPIKLELAIYSSLEDAQPRNVIALWKANVEEIRWQQPDPVLTIFDKSSNTRYKFTSMSDSEQQQLQLLLKACNAATEVLPPRLSQNSQTTVQQSENAAEAMELAIGINASIHTAKENNVLPHHGQSSGVKNENDWCNTTDDSSHNGWGSLVRAQPTSEITYRGWTDDQMKVQENGWGSTADVSRQRRQHSLPRSTSFELSCSGWNDKPAVEEYNGWAVPQPRPGHRDTSAEIHYQGWGKTAKDSALPSISNTTSSGVSSCETMDKTNNAPEYTPINNLVENTETQEGNSTFDFVAPSAPPVPEEVVHEEVVHYPAIDLSPLNLSIPPGEQAASVTTERENKHEPALCIICWEASVEGACVPCGHMIGCMQCLNQINSKKGECPVCRVKIDQVIKLYSV; encoded by the exons ATGATGGTTGCCAAACTCCACTCGAAGTTGCTCGGGCAAAGGGTTTTAGCAATGTTGTCCGTACTATTGAG ACAAATCTGCATTTTCTCGGGCTGGATGAGGGAGTTCTATGGTCCAGGGTTTCTTGAAGCTTTAGCTCCTCAATTGTTATCTAGAAAGAT TTGGGTTGTAGTAATACCTTGCGGTATAGCTGATCCTACGAAGCCTATTAAATTGGAGCTGGCGATTTACTCATCCTTAGAG GATGCCCAGCCTCGTAATGTTATCGCCTTATGGAAGGCTAACGTTGAAGAGATAAGGTGGCAACAACCAGATCCTGTGCTGACTATATTTGACAAGTCCAGTA ATACTCGATATAAGTTTACATCAATGAGCGATTCTGAGCAGCAGCAGCTTCAATTGTTACTCAAAGCATGTAATGCTGCAACTGAG GTTCTGCCTCCCCGTTTATCACAAAATAGCCAAACTACAGTGCAACAATCTGAAAATGCTGCAGAAGCAATGGAATTAGCAATTGGAATCAATGCTTCTATTCATACTGCTAAAGAAAATAATGTTCTCCCTCATCATGGACAAAGCTCTGGTGTAAAAAATGAAAATGATTGGTGTAATACCACAGATGATTCTTCTCACAACGGATGGGGTTCACTTGTTAGAGCCCAGCCTACATCTGAGATTACTTACCGTGGGTGGACGGATGACCAAATGAAGGTTCAAGAAAATGGATGGGGAAGTACTGCAGATGTATCCCGTCAAAGACGACAGCACTCGCTTCCTAGATCGACCTCTTTTGAACTAAGCTGCAGTGGATGGAACGATAAGCCTGCTGTAGAAGAGTACAATGGCTGGGCCGTGCCCCAACCTCGGCCGGGACATAGAGATACCTCCGCCGAAATTCATTATCAAGGATGGGGAAAAACTGCAAAGGACAGCGCACTGCCTTCAATAAGCAACACAACATCCTCAGGAGTCAGTAGCTGTGAAACGATGGACAAGACAAACAATGCACCTGAATATACGCCCATTAACAATCTTGTTGAAAATACTGAAACTCAAGAGGGCAATTCTACTTTTGATTTTGTGGCCCCTTCAGCTCCACCAGTTCCAGAAGAGGTTGTACATGAAGAGGTGGTTCATTATCCGGCTATAGATCTTAGCCCGTTGAACTTGTCGATTCCTCCTGGAGAGCAAGCAGCTTCTGTTACAACTGAAAGGGAAAATAAACATGAGCCTGCATTGTGTATAATATGCTGGGAAGCTTCTGTTGAAGGAGCTTGTGTACCTTGTGGTCACATGATTGGCTGCATGCAGTGTTTGAACCAGATTAATTCCAAGAAAGGCGAGTGCCCTGTTTGTCGAGTAAAGATTGACCAGGTTATAAAGCTCTACAGTGTTTGA